A single region of the Mycoplasma mycoides subsp. mycoides SC str. PG1 genome encodes:
- a CDS encoding LppA family lipoprotein yields the protein MKKATKLLLSILPISSISFLSVVSCSTRNSNAKQPDKKPEKPNEKGPIIPKNPDNKKPTNNNNNSNNNSNSNNNKPGSTVPNENKDPSKSEETPEKPERDPKKPDKQPQGDDPNNHQPHNNQHADQPNINKDEFADLDKLPKEISFERFDFYTSKDATTALSHLRTDGSVIKIIFSNTHRNIFGKYNINLELDGNEKEDVKKGLIDKVKVKFTNKKDKKSKIIEFTFTGFKVIQKSPDKENKNSKKNYIKKKEKIDNKLTGLYPSLVAYMIMYTQEPKNYKNLMQKDSINFEELENNNPNLFADPEINLNVVALKDLLLEYNRELGKLYKDKVIAVSYDDVNGKLGLKLLIENREENDTIASKYSETLEFDFVGFRKIDLKNPNKNVLSLLFPQNNFKDMIKNNVFKKKIEVLKSGKQKEDMVLVKEEYAKQLIFKNLLVQIIDNENNLYRSTQTLSLQNNKKDNYTSILGLAGGGTLYPFHTIINNNSIKNIYLMINKEKNKKYKVAINFEVDIPIFASTTSDLTFHATSGDTNILKLDITTNALID from the coding sequence ATGAAAAAAGCAACTAAATTATTACTTTCTATCTTACCAATTTCATCAATTAGTTTTTTAAGTGTAGTTTCATGTTCAACAAGAAATTCAAATGCAAAACAACCAGATAAAAAGCCTGAAAAACCAAATGAAAAAGGACCAATAATTCCTAAAAATCCAGATAACAAAAAACCTACTAATAACAATAATAATTCAAACAATAATTCTAATTCTAATAATAACAAACCTGGTTCAACTGTTCCAAATGAAAATAAAGATCCATCTAAATCAGAAGAAACACCAGAAAAACCTGAAAGAGATCCTAAAAAACCTGATAAACAACCTCAAGGTGATGATCCTAATAATCATCAACCACATAATAATCAACATGCTGATCAGCCTAATATAAATAAAGACGAATTTGCTGATCTAGACAAATTACCTAAAGAAATCTCATTTGAAAGGTTTGATTTTTATACATCAAAAGATGCCACAACTGCACTAAGTCATTTAAGAACGGATGGTTCAGTTATTAAAATTATTTTTTCAAACACTCATAGAAATATTTTTGGAAAATATAATATTAATTTAGAATTAGATGGAAATGAAAAAGAAGATGTTAAAAAAGGCTTGATAGATAAAGTAAAAGTTAAATTTACTAATAAAAAAGATAAAAAATCTAAAATTATTGAGTTTACTTTTACTGGTTTTAAAGTAATTCAAAAAAGTCCTGATAAAGAAAATAAAAATAGCAAAAAAAATTATATAAAGAAAAAAGAAAAAATAGATAATAAGTTAACCGGTTTATATCCATCATTAGTTGCATATATGATTATGTATACTCAAGAACCTAAAAATTATAAGAATTTAATGCAAAAAGATTCAATAAATTTTGAGGAACTAGAAAATAATAACCCTAACCTATTTGCAGACCCAGAAATTAATCTTAATGTTGTTGCATTAAAAGACTTATTGCTTGAATATAATAGAGAGTTAGGAAAACTTTATAAAGATAAAGTAATTGCCGTTAGTTATGATGATGTTAATGGTAAATTAGGTTTAAAATTGTTAATTGAAAATAGAGAAGAAAACGATACAATAGCTAGCAAATATTCAGAAACTTTAGAGTTTGATTTTGTAGGATTTAGAAAAATTGATTTAAAAAATCCAAATAAAAACGTATTATCTTTATTATTTCCACAAAATAATTTTAAAGATATGATTAAAAATAATGTTTTTAAAAAGAAAATAGAAGTCTTGAAATCGGGAAAACAAAAAGAAGATATGGTGTTGGTAAAAGAAGAGTATGCAAAACAACTAATTTTTAAAAATTTATTAGTTCAAATAATTGATAATGAAAATAATTTATATAGATCAACACAAACTTTGAGTCTTCAAAATAATAAAAAAGATAATTATACTTCTATATTAGGATTAGCTGGTGGAGGAACTTTATATCCGTTCCATACTATAATTAATAATAATTCAATTAAAAATATTTATTTAATGATTAATAAAGAAAAAAATAAAAAATATAAAGTAGCAATTAACTTTGAAGTTGATATTCCTATATTTGCATCAACAACTAGTGATTTAACTTTTCATGCAACAAGTGGTGATACAAATATATTAAAACTAGACATTACTACAAATGCTTTAATTGATTAA
- a CDS encoding LppA family lipoprotein: protein MKKATKLLLSILPISSISFLSVVSCSTRNSNAKQPDKKPEKPNENTPKTPSKPDESKQPDNNNTNPGDSNNGSNNPEIKPDPSENPQSDQPMDKPDEKIDKPSHSDKPQADDSNNNRDIFSDLDKISKEISFETFSFYTQRDAVTALVDLQKDPSTIYTIFSKDYKTIFDKYHIQFLANNEESANNEKGLIEKVKLKFTHKKFDQSKILDFIFTGFKKNEYTSITNNKEKYITKREKVEKITDLFPSLIGYVLLYSQDHNQYKNLMEAKNVINFEDLENGNSSLFIDKAPLLNVATIKDYLFEFNPELGKLYKEKITAVKYDDYNGILGVKLEIENRDFDPKTTKEPIIEKEFVFDNFRKVNIKDNEKNPLSLFLTQDKFKEMTKSGLLKTKIQELRSSNKLEKKELLQDKKIDFLKQQIFKNLLVDINDNSHNIYRSQSTLSLGSNKTYKSILGLAGGFSIYPFHTSINKDSIKNIYLSINKDEENVHKAIIEFEVYIPVFSTGFSDLKSYATSGDEKYLVLKIVQTTSIQ, encoded by the coding sequence ATGAAAAAAGCAACTAAATTATTACTTTCTATCTTACCAATTTCATCAATTAGTTTTTTAAGTGTAGTTTCATGTTCAACAAGAAATTCAAATGCAAAACAACCAGATAAAAAGCCTGAAAAACCAAATGAAAACACTCCAAAAACACCATCAAAACCAGATGAATCAAAACAACCAGATAACAACAATACAAATCCAGGTGATTCAAATAATGGTTCGAATAACCCAGAAATTAAGCCTGATCCTAGTGAAAATCCACAATCAGACCAACCAATGGATAAACCTGATGAAAAAATTGACAAGCCAAGTCATTCAGATAAACCACAAGCAGATGATTCTAACAACAATAGAGACATTTTTTCTGACCTAGACAAAATATCTAAAGAAATTTCATTTGAGACATTTTCTTTTTATACTCAAAGAGATGCAGTTACTGCACTTGTTGATTTGCAAAAGGATCCATCAACAATTTATACAATTTTTTCTAAAGATTATAAAACTATATTTGATAAATATCATATTCAGTTCTTAGCAAACAATGAAGAAAGTGCTAATAATGAAAAGGGTCTAATTGAAAAGGTTAAACTTAAATTCACTCATAAGAAATTTGATCAATCAAAGATATTAGATTTTATTTTCACCGGATTTAAAAAGAATGAATATACTAGTATTACAAATAATAAAGAAAAATATATAACAAAAAGAGAAAAAGTAGAAAAAATAACAGATTTATTTCCATCATTAATAGGTTATGTGTTGTTATACAGTCAAGATCATAATCAATATAAGAATTTAATGGAAGCAAAAAACGTTATTAATTTTGAAGACTTAGAAAATGGTAATTCATCATTATTTATAGATAAAGCACCTTTGCTTAATGTTGCAACTATTAAAGATTATCTATTTGAATTTAATCCTGAATTAGGTAAACTTTATAAAGAAAAAATAACAGCAGTTAAATATGATGATTACAATGGTATTCTAGGTGTAAAACTAGAGATAGAAAATAGAGATTTTGATCCTAAAACTACAAAAGAACCAATCATAGAAAAAGAGTTTGTTTTTGATAATTTTAGAAAAGTGAATATAAAAGATAATGAAAAGAATCCACTATCTTTATTTTTAACTCAAGACAAATTTAAAGAAATGACAAAAAGCGGATTATTAAAAACTAAAATACAAGAACTTAGATCTTCAAATAAGTTAGAAAAAAAGGAACTACTTCAAGACAAAAAAATAGACTTTCTTAAACAACAAATATTTAAAAACTTATTAGTAGATATAAATGACAATTCACATAATATATATAGATCACAATCAACTTTAAGTTTAGGTTCTAATAAGACTTATAAATCAATTTTAGGTCTAGCAGGTGGTTTTTCAATTTATCCATTCCATACTTCAATTAATAAAGACTCAATCAAAAATATCTATTTATCAATTAATAAAGATGAAGAAAATGTACATAAAGCAATAATAGAATTTGAAGTTTACATACCTGTTTTTTCTACAGGATTTAGTGATCTAAAATCTTATGCAACAAGCGGAGATGAAAAATATTTAGTTTTAAAAATTGTACAAACTACTTCAATTCAATAA
- a CDS encoding IS3-like element IS1296 family transposase (programmed frameshift), whose translation MSKLNLEKKLKIVKEAKKLNIKKSTYLANKYDISVDTVESLVNRFEAFRIEGLINKEKKPYYSAKLKLKIVLYKLETNHSYDEVAKKFNIIYSSTIAGWVKKYREYGFLGLNNNIGRPKKIMKNPNKKPAKIKKSQVKINNEQQIKELKEQVEYYKLEAEFWKKFPHLVDKRKINKEKTKVVLELLKTHKKVKIPILLKIAKLPKSSFYEWKHKLENTIDKDKELKEMIVDIFSKSFETYGHRRLKMALKSKGYIVNHKKILRLTKELGVQCIKFRTKNGRYSSYKGTVGKIADNVLKRNFHSLQANKLWCTDVTEFKVNGQKLYLSPIIDLYNDEIISYSIQTNPNLNLTNSMLDKALKNVKNTNGLLIHSDQGFHYQHISWAKKLEENNITQSMSRKGNCLDNAIIENFFGLLKQEIYYGEKYNSVEELTKRIHKYIYWYNNIRIKEKLKGLSPVQFRKQSCYNIEKF comes from the exons ATGTCTAAATTAAATTTAGAAAAAAAGTTAAAAATTGTTAAAGAAGCTAAAAAACTTAATATTAAAAAGAGTACTTATTTAGCAAATAAATATGATATTTCAGTTGATACTGTAGAAAGTTTAGTTAATAGATTTGAAGCGTTTAGAATAGAAGGGCTAATTAATAAGGAAAAAAAGCCTTATTATAGTGCAAAGCTAAAACTAAAAATTGTATTATATAAACTTGAAACTAATCACTCATATGATGAAGTCGCAAAAAAGTTTAATATTATTTATTCATCAACTATAGCTGGTTGAGTTAAAAAATATAGAGAATATGGATTTTTAGGGTTAAATAATAATATAGGAAGACCTAAGAAAATTATGAAAAACCCTAATAAAAAACCAGCTAAAATAAAGAAATCACAAGTAAAAATCAATAATGAACAACAAATTAAAGAATTAAAAGAACAAGTGGAATACTATAAGTTGGAGGCTGAATTCTGAAAAAAGT TTCCACACCTTGTTGACAAAAGAAAAATCAACAAGGAAAAAACAAAAGTAGTTTTAGAATTGTTAAAAACACATAAAAAAGTTAAGATTCCTATTCTCTTAAAAATAGCTAAATTACCTAAATCGTCTTTTTATGAATGAAAACATAAGTTAGAAAATACAATAGATAAAGATAAAGAATTAAAGGAAATGATTGTTGACATTTTTAGCAAATCATTTGAAACGTATGGGCATAGAAGGCTAAAAATGGCCTTAAAATCAAAAGGATATATTGTAAATCACAAAAAGATTTTAAGGTTAACTAAAGAGCTTGGAGTTCAGTGTATTAAATTTAGAACAAAAAATGGAAGATATAGTTCTTATAAAGGAACTGTTGGAAAAATTGCAGATAATGTTTTAAAAAGAAATTTTCATTCTTTACAAGCAAACAAACTTTGATGCACTGATGTAACAGAGTTTAAAGTTAATGGTCAAAAGTTATATTTATCACCAATTATTGATCTTTACAATGATGAAATTATTTCATATTCAATTCAAACCAATCCTAACTTAAACCTAACAAATTCAATGCTAGACAAAGCACTTAAAAATGTTAAAAATACAAATGGTTTGTTGATTCATTCTGATCAGGGATTTCATTATCAGCACATTAGTTGAGCTAAAAAACTAGAAGAAAATAACATAACACAAAGTATGTCTAGAAAAGGTAATTGCTTAGATAATGCTATTATAGAAAACTTCTTTGGTTTATTAAAGCAAGAAATTTATTATGGTGAAAAATATAATTCAGTAGAAGAGTTAACTAAAAGAATTCATAAATATATTTATTGATATAACAACATAAGAATAAAAGAAAAATTAAAAGGATTGTCTCCTGTACAATTCAGAAAACAATCCTGTTATAATATTGAAAAATTTTAG
- a CDS encoding mannitol-1-phosphate 5-dehydrogenase, which produces MNLIHFGAGNIGCGFIAPILSSIVDHIYFVDNNIDIVNKINTQKLIKIHTSDSKKISITNISAWLLTDFINYKKTWNEVSLLTISIGIKNLKHIIYYVNQLIDYKIKNNQKLIIMCCENGIRVSSLFKSYFSNLNNNIYFVDVLVDRIVSNKNILNDYLECEDYYLWIVDKTQLPSDFKQVPNLTYTTSFDIQITKKIYMLNALHCSLAWFVFKNFSFNKYLYVYQALKNDKVVEFVNNYLNEVILVLNHKYNINLDELNNYKNQIIKRLNSNFIKDDLKRLARNTELKLSKNERILTILDYAKDNNLKHDILLLSYQNGLEYLKNNK; this is translated from the coding sequence ATGAATTTAATTCACTTTGGAGCAGGAAACATCGGTTGTGGTTTTATTGCTCCAATTTTAAGCTCTATTGTTGATCATATTTATTTTGTTGATAACAATATTGATATTGTTAATAAAATAAATACTCAGAAATTAATTAAAATACATACTTCAGATAGTAAAAAAATAAGTATAACTAACATTTCAGCTTGACTATTAACTGATTTTATAAATTATAAAAAGACTTGAAATGAAGTTAGTTTATTAACTATTTCAATTGGAATTAAAAACTTAAAACATATTATTTATTATGTTAATCAATTAATAGATTATAAGATCAAAAATAATCAAAAACTAATTATTATGTGTTGTGAAAATGGAATTAGAGTTAGTAGCTTATTTAAGTCTTATTTTTCTAATTTAAACAATAATATTTATTTTGTTGATGTTTTAGTTGATAGGATAGTTAGTAATAAAAACATTCTAAATGATTATTTAGAATGTGAAGATTATTATTTATGAATTGTTGATAAAACTCAATTACCAAGTGATTTTAAACAAGTACCTAACTTAACTTATACAACTAGTTTTGATATACAAATAACTAAAAAGATTTATATGTTAAATGCTTTGCATTGTTCTTTAGCTTGGTTTGTTTTTAAAAACTTTAGTTTTAACAAGTATTTATATGTTTATCAAGCCTTAAAAAATGATAAAGTGGTTGAATTTGTTAATAATTATTTAAATGAAGTTATTTTAGTTTTAAATCATAAATATAATATTAATTTAGATGAATTAAATAATTATAAAAATCAAATAATTAAAAGATTAAATAGTAATTTTATAAAAGATGATCTTAAAAGATTAGCTAGAAATACTGAATTAAAACTAAGTAAAAATGAAAGAATTTTAACTATTTTAGATTATGCTAAAGATAATAATTTAAAACACGACATACTTTTGTTAAGCTATCAAAACGGATTAGAATATTTAAAAAATAATAAATAG
- a CDS encoding MurR/RpiR family transcriptional regulator, producing MAIDLLTKIKDFIKTDCSQDYKNIGTYLLKNYTNIKNLTITAISKECNTSPNKITRFAEKLNLKGFNELKFRLNDISNSIIIDNELIPISSRIDDKAKFYNDYFEILLNSIKQQQINLKTQPINEVVNLINKANKIYLFAFNLSYNVSKNFIQRLRWYQKDAISESDYISIKTYLNIIKPDDLVILITISGENEYIKKIAESLNKKVKIIGIGPKQSSMISLFDKYLYFETDESELWSINSIKAQLVIQLLDFVYVKWLKSNKRK from the coding sequence ATGGCAATAGATTTACTAACAAAAATTAAAGATTTTATTAAAACAGATTGTAGTCAAGATTACAAAAATATTGGTACTTATTTATTAAAAAACTATACTAATATTAAAAATTTAACAATCACAGCAATTTCTAAAGAATGTAATACAAGTCCTAATAAAATTACAAGATTTGCTGAAAAACTTAACTTAAAAGGTTTTAATGAATTAAAATTCAGATTAAATGATATTTCAAATTCAATCATTATAGATAATGAATTAATTCCAATTAGTTCAAGAATTGATGATAAAGCAAAATTTTATAACGATTATTTTGAAATACTTTTAAACTCAATTAAACAACAACAAATTAATTTAAAAACTCAACCAATTAATGAAGTTGTGAATTTAATTAATAAAGCTAATAAAATTTATTTATTTGCTTTTAACCTTTCATATAATGTTTCAAAAAATTTTATTCAACGTTTACGTTGGTATCAAAAAGATGCAATTAGTGAATCAGATTATATTTCTATAAAAACTTATTTAAATATTATAAAACCTGATGATTTAGTAATTTTAATTACAATATCTGGTGAAAATGAATATATTAAAAAGATTGCTGAATCATTAAATAAAAAAGTAAAAATTATAGGAATTGGTCCAAAACAAAGTTCAATGATTAGTTTATTTGATAAGTATTTATATTTTGAAACTGATGAATCAGAGTTGTGAAGTATTAATTCAATTAAAGCTCAACTTGTTATTCAATTACTAGATTTTGTTTATGTTAAATGATTAAAAAGTAATAAAAGAAAATAG
- a CDS encoding PTS sugar transporter subunit IIA: MLETKNIYKKIYLNKTFNSKQECLDYLKELLKQENVSLEYIDSINKREEDCSFNIGSKIAIPHGIYEGMLSLKNSLIVVIHLQKPLIWDNSEVQLVIGLALKQEDQIDMLQNIAINAMNDDLFNDLLKNPTIDKVISFCTKQ, translated from the coding sequence ATGTTAGAAACTAAAAACATATATAAAAAAATATATTTAAATAAAACATTCAATTCAAAACAAGAATGTCTAGATTATTTAAAAGAACTTTTAAAACAAGAAAATGTTAGTTTAGAATATATTGATTCTATTAATAAAAGAGAAGAAGATTGTTCTTTTAATATTGGAAGCAAAATAGCAATTCCTCATGGAATTTATGAGGGTATGTTGAGTTTAAAAAACTCTTTAATCGTTGTTATACACTTACAAAAACCACTTATTTGAGATAATTCTGAAGTACAATTAGTTATAGGTTTAGCATTAAAACAAGAAGATCAAATTGATATGTTACAAAATATCGCAATTAATGCTATGAATGATGATTTATTTAATGACTTATTAAAAAATCCAACAATAGATAAAGTTATAAGTTTTTGTACAAAACAATAA
- the srlD gene encoding sorbitol-6-phosphate dehydrogenase, translating into MKKVAIVAGGAKSLGKFLALGLDKNNYQVVVLDLNKEKLDQLKEENHQIDTFVCDLTNEKDVINVFNEIENKYKTIDTLVYNAGWAKSAKITSFEYQDFITSLKINLDGYFLTAKQAAKIMIKNNTKGNIIQINSKSGRVGSKYNSGYSAAKFGGVGLTQSIALDLAEHNIRVNSLMLGNFLDSEMFEGLIPQYAKKLNIKESEVKQYYISKVPLKRGCSFEDVLNVLLFYISEKASYCTGQSINITGGQVM; encoded by the coding sequence ATGAAAAAAGTTGCTATTGTTGCAGGTGGAGCTAAAAGTTTAGGTAAATTTCTAGCACTTGGTCTTGATAAAAATAATTATCAAGTTGTTGTTTTAGATTTGAATAAAGAAAAACTTGATCAATTAAAAGAAGAAAATCATCAAATTGATACTTTTGTATGTGATTTGACCAATGAAAAAGATGTAATTAATGTATTTAACGAGATCGAAAATAAATACAAAACAATTGATACATTAGTTTATAATGCAGGATGAGCAAAGTCAGCAAAAATTACTTCATTTGAATATCAAGACTTTATTACAAGTCTAAAAATTAATTTAGATGGATATTTTTTAACAGCAAAACAAGCAGCAAAAATAATGATTAAAAACAATACAAAAGGTAATATAATTCAAATTAATTCAAAATCAGGAAGAGTTGGTTCTAAATATAATTCAGGTTATTCAGCGGCTAAATTTGGTGGAGTTGGATTAACTCAAAGTATAGCTTTAGATTTAGCTGAACATAATATTAGAGTTAACTCACTAATGCTAGGTAATTTTTTAGATTCAGAAATGTTTGAAGGTTTAATCCCACAATATGCTAAAAAACTAAATATTAAAGAATCAGAAGTTAAACAATACTATATTAGTAAAGTTCCTTTAAAAAGAGGGTGTAGTTTTGAAGATGTTTTAAATGTTTTATTATTTTATATTTCAGAAAAAGCTAGTTATTGTACAGGTCAATCGATTAACATTACAGGAGGTCAAGTAATGTAA
- a CDS encoding PTS transporter subunit EIIC — protein MNSKVQMTHKEWANKFKLKVQKTGSFMAGMIMPSIGVLLAWGLWTAMFLYDFDHNKKLGWFDVPMLGRLVEPEIKWLLPILIAFNGGRLVYGLRGGMIATFIIVATITGTDHIYSHYIWQKVGDKWVHPGSPNQFIGAMIVGPLSALFLKKVEKLYLHKINPGLEMLVKNFGLAIYAILLGLVVFWSWGWIMWGITFVMISIIKLFGDNKWVAPLLGFFTEPIKVSFLNNALNHGVLGPIGYNEIQIQRSNGVANPRSIFFLYDPNPGPGLDLLLAYIIFTKKEDRYNATASSLIHTIGGIHEVYFVFIIKKPKMLLATMLGVVGAQFITSYLGGGTIGTPSPGSLISLIALSNGTHALLINLLSFVVGTLIAFGISVLLLLKNRKNLQSESNQGFKITDEGIEFNEQDLDQKTIKNNNDIKKIVVCCEAGVGSSAMAAGLIRKWVSNNNYDIQVSNIAVKDLKDEYDIVITMKSFKDFASQKAPNALIYPVEQFIGKNTYDDLYELIENKKQKTKEEK, from the coding sequence ATGAACTCAAAAGTTCAGATGACTCACAAAGAATGAGCAAATAAATTTAAACTTAAAGTTCAAAAAACTGGGTCTTTTATGGCTGGTATGATTATGCCATCAATTGGTGTTTTACTAGCTTGAGGACTTTGAACAGCTATGTTTTTATATGATTTTGATCATAATAAAAAACTAGGTTGATTTGATGTACCAATGTTAGGAAGATTGGTTGAACCAGAAATTAAATGACTTTTACCAATATTAATTGCATTTAATGGTGGTAGACTAGTTTATGGTTTAAGAGGTGGAATGATTGCAACTTTTATTATAGTTGCAACAATTACTGGTACTGATCATATTTATAGTCATTATATTTGACAAAAAGTAGGAGATAAATGGGTTCATCCTGGTTCACCAAACCAATTTATTGGTGCTATGATAGTTGGACCTTTATCAGCATTATTTTTAAAAAAAGTAGAAAAATTATATTTACATAAAATTAATCCGGGCTTAGAAATGCTAGTTAAAAATTTTGGATTAGCAATTTATGCTATATTACTAGGTTTAGTTGTATTTTGAAGCTGAGGATGAATAATGTGGGGTATTACTTTTGTAATGATCTCAATTATTAAATTATTTGGAGATAATAAATGAGTTGCTCCTTTATTAGGTTTTTTTACTGAACCAATTAAAGTATCATTTTTAAATAACGCTTTAAATCACGGTGTTTTAGGACCTATTGGTTATAATGAAATTCAAATTCAAAGATCTAATGGAGTTGCAAACCCTAGATCAATCTTTTTCTTATATGATCCAAATCCTGGTCCTGGTTTAGATTTATTATTAGCTTATATTATTTTTACTAAAAAAGAAGATAGATATAACGCAACGGCTAGTTCATTAATTCATACAATTGGTGGAATTCATGAAGTATATTTTGTATTTATTATTAAAAAACCAAAAATGTTATTAGCAACAATGCTAGGTGTAGTTGGTGCACAATTTATTACTTCTTATTTAGGAGGAGGAACTATAGGAACTCCAAGTCCAGGTAGTTTGATTTCACTAATTGCTTTATCTAATGGAACACATGCGTTATTAATTAATTTATTGTCATTTGTTGTTGGTACATTAATAGCATTTGGAATTAGTGTTTTATTGTTATTAAAAAATAGAAAAAATTTACAATCTGAATCAAATCAAGGATTTAAAATCACTGATGAAGGTATTGAATTTAATGAGCAAGACTTGGATCAAAAAACAATAAAAAATAATAACGATATTAAAAAAATTGTTGTTTGTTGTGAAGCAGGGGTAGGTTCTTCTGCAATGGCTGCTGGTTTAATTAGAAAATGAGTTAGCAACAATAATTATGATATTCAAGTATCAAATATAGCAGTTAAAGATTTAAAAGATGAATATGATATTGTTATAACTATGAAAAGTTTTAAAGATTTTGCATCTCAAAAAGCTCCAAACGCTTTAATATATCCTGTTGAACAATTTATTGGTAAAAATACATATGATGATTTATATGAATTAATTGAAAATAAAAAACAAAAAACTAAGGAAGAAAAATAA
- a CDS encoding ATP-binding protein gives MENDKLNNAGYYLFSKNKPLTVKLGKFLTDERITLIDNIRFEGNIFECIDRSIEYILKNINQVYVYEDLRRVPRPEIPVKAIREIIVNSFVHMRITSGDYNEISIFPSEVRIYNPGHFPLNTIPANFAEGKISSKPMNPLIATTLYKNNLVENFGTGFQTVFSLCDKYNIKYSYDISNFGFTFSFYRKKLMMSFWVFMKIVIV, from the coding sequence ATGGAAAATGATAAACTAAATAATGCCGGATATTATTTATTTTCAAAAAATAAACCATTAACTGTAAAACTAGGTAAGTTTTTAACAGATGAAAGAATAACTCTTATTGATAATATTAGATTTGAAGGAAATATTTTTGAATGTATTGACAGATCTATTGAATACATACTAAAAAACATAAATCAGGTCTATGTTTATGAAGATTTAAGAAGAGTTCCGCGTCCAGAAATTCCAGTTAAAGCAATTCGTGAAATTATCGTTAATAGTTTTGTTCATATGAGAATAACTAGTGGTGATTATAACGAAATATCAATTTTTCCAAGTGAAGTCAGAATTTATAATCCTGGTCATTTTCCATTAAATACTATTCCAGCAAATTTTGCTGAAGGTAAAATTTCATCTAAGCCAATGAATCCACTTATAGCTACTACATTATATAAAAATAATCTTGTAGAAAACTTTGGAACAGGTTTTCAAACTGTATTTAGTTTATGTGATAAGTACAACATTAAATATTCATATGATATTTCTAATTTTGGATTTACTTTTAGCTTTTATAGAAAAAAACTGATGATGAGTTTTTGAGTGTTCATGAAAATAGTAATAGTGTAG
- a CDS encoding AlbA family DNA-binding domain-containing protein, translating into MFNRESEQVEFKKSAAELKEAVISLCAMLNKNGHGILYFGIKNDGTIVGQQIGKTTTTDIANEIKNHIKPNIHPNVVVLKQDDLNYISIEVNGAERPYSAYGKYYTRVDDQDQIIYNNELRKLFQTNEFTNLTWEKNNKVWRRWSWWKSFNKLCKKGIWSRKV; encoded by the coding sequence ATGTTTAACAGAGAAAGTGAGCAAGTAGAATTTAAAAAAAGTGCAGCAGAACTAAAAGAAGCTGTAATTTCACTGTGCGCAATGCTAAACAAAAATGGCCATGGTATTCTTTATTTTGGAATTAAAAATGATGGAACAATTGTTGGTCAACAAATTGGTAAAACAACTACAACTGATATTGCAAATGAAATAAAAAATCATATAAAACCAAATATACATCCTAATGTTGTTGTTTTAAAACAGGACGATTTAAATTATATTTCTATAGAAGTAAATGGTGCTGAAAGACCGTATTCAGCATATGGAAAATATTACACAAGAGTTGATGATCAAGATCAAATTATTTACAATAATGAACTTAGAAAATTATTTCAAACCAATGAATTTACTAATTTAACTTGAGAAAAAAATAACAAAGTATGGAGAAGATGAAGTTGATGAAAATCTTTTAATAAATTATGTAAGAAAGGCATATGATCTAGGAAAGTTTAA
- the rpsR gene encoding 30S ribosomal protein S18, translating to MQVKKIKKRKKVNFFQKNNIKYIDYKDIELLKKFISPNGQILPRRITGTSPKDQRQLALAIKRARQMALLPYVIE from the coding sequence ATGCAAGTTAAAAAAATTAAAAAAAGAAAAAAAGTTAATTTTTTCCAAAAAAACAATATTAAATACATCGACTACAAAGATATTGAATTACTAAAAAAATTCATCTCACCTAATGGTCAAATTTTACCAAGAAGAATTACAGGAACTTCTCCAAAAGATCAAAGACAATTAGCTTTAGCAATTAAAAGAGCTCGTCAAATGGCTTTATTACCATACGTAATTGAATAA